From the genome of Leguminivora glycinivorella isolate SPB_JAAS2020 chromosome Z, LegGlyc_1.1, whole genome shotgun sequence, one region includes:
- the LOC125241959 gene encoding uncharacterized protein LOC125241959: MAKKAFNEKKYLFKARINTTIKKKLIKLYIWSIALYGSETWTMLQQDRKRLEAFEMWCWRRMEKISWTEKVTNEEVLNRVKEKRCILRTVECRRGNMLGHLLRHDEFIKIIIEGKVEGRRKRGKPRRAYMDQVKEKVNVVSYQAVKEKAQERYSWRLLHRQEPS; this comes from the exons ATGGCAAAGAAAGCATTTAATGAAAAAAAGTACCTGTTTAAAGCCAGAATAAACACAACAATCAAgaaaaagttaataaaattgtacatCTGGAGCATAGCGTTATACGGCAGCGAAACGTGGACGATGCTGCAACAAGACAGAAAACGCCTTGAAGCTTTtgaaatgtggtgctggcggCGGATGGAGAAAATAAGTTGGACAGAGAAAGTAACAAACGAAGAAGTCTTAAACAGAGTGAAAGAAAAGAGGTGTATTTTAAGAACTGTTGAATGCAGAAGAGGAAATATGTTGGGACACCTGTTACGACACGACGAATTCATCAAAATCATCATAGAAGGGAAAGTAGAAGGAAGAAGAAAGAGAGGAAAGCCAAGGAGGGCATACATGGACCAAGTGAAAGAGAAAGTAAATGTCGTGTCGTATCAGGCTGTCAAAGAAAAAGCCCAGGAAAGATATAGCTGGAGATTGCTTCACCGACAAGAgcc ctcttaa